The following coding sequences lie in one Glycine max cultivar Williams 82 chromosome 19, Glycine_max_v4.0, whole genome shotgun sequence genomic window:
- the LOC100819457 gene encoding protein trichome birefringence-like 6, protein MERQRSFSFKPTRLLVFSFTIFSSVLFLSTFTTWLTNYTPSIHQHIHLYFNTSTSSSVGDSVVLPPLTGHSLTKNFTVISVVKVPTLIDNRLARTQKSISGFKSEPVRHHVGASNANFTSMQEYGTSPERVPSKEEKKVVAGGLVGKTQVPILKKIEQKGVEGCDLTKGYWVFDESYPPYSKDSCPFIDEGFDCEGNGRLDRSYTKWRWQAKGCDLPRFNATKMLELIRGKRLVFVGDSINRNQWESMLCMLLGAIKDPTRVYETHGRKITKEKGNYSFRFLDYQCTIEYYVSHFLVHESKARIGQKRRPTLRIDAIDHGSSRWRGADIVVFNTAHWWSHSKTQAGIYYYQEGSVVHPQLNVSTAFRRALKTWASWVDKRINHRKTRIFFRSSAPSHFRGGDWNSGGHCTEATLPLNETLSTNYPEKNIIVEEVIKQMKTPVTLLNITSLSAYRIDGHPSIYGRKTRSSRIQDCSHWCLPGVPDTWNELLYFHLQSR, encoded by the exons ATGGAGAGGCAGAGAAGTTTCTCCTTCAAACCCACTAGGCTTTTGGTCTTCTCATTCACTATCTTTTCCTCCGTCCTCTTCCTTTCCACCTTCACCACTTGGCTCACCAATTACACACCTTCAATTCACCAACATATTCATCTTTACTTCAACACTTCTACTTCTTCTTCTGTCGGTGATAGTGTGGTTCTTCCACCTTTAACTGGTCATTCCTTGACAAAAAACTTCACTGTAATAAGTGTTGTGAAAGTTCCAACTTTGATCGATAACCGTCTTGCTAGGACCCAGAAAAGCATCTCTGGATTCAAATCTGAACCTGTAAGACATCATGTCGGTGCCTCAAATGCTAATTTCACGTCAATGCAAGAGTATGGAACTTCACCTGAGAGGGTACCCAGcaaggaagagaagaaggtagTAGCAGGTGGTTTAGTTGGGAAAACTCAAGTTCctattttgaagaagattgAGCAGAAGGGAGTTGAAGGGTGTGATTTAACAAAAGGGTATTGGGTTTTTGATGAAAGCTATCCCCCTTATTCCAAAGATTCATGTCCTTTCATAGATGAAGGTTTTGATTGTGAGGGAAATGGAAGATTGGATAGAAGCTACACTAAGTGGAGATGGCAGGCCAAAGGGTGTGACCTTCCAAG gtTCAATGCAACAAAAATGCTGGAGTTGATAAGGGGGAAAAGGCTTGTTTTTGTGGGTGATTCGATTAATAGGAACCAATGGGAATCAATGTTGTGCATGCTATTGGGTGCTATTAAAGATCCAACGAGAGTATATGAGACCCATGGAAGGAAAATCACGAAAGAGAAGGGAAATTATAGTTTCAGGTTTCTG GATTATCAATGTACAATTGAATACTATGTTAGTCATTTCTTAGTTCATGAAAGCAAGGCAAGAATAGGGCAGAAACGAAGACCAACCTTGCGAATTGATGCCATTGATCATGGTTCATCGAGATGGAGGGGAGCTGATATTGTGGTTTTCAACACTGCACATTGGTGGTCACATTCCAAAACACAAGCTGG GATTTATTACTACCAAGAAGGAAGTGTAGTTCATCCCCAGCTAAATGTTTCTACAGCTTTCAGAAGAGCTTTGAAGACTTGGGCTTCATGGGTGGACAAACGCATTAATCATAGAAAAACCCGCATTTTCTTTCGAAGTTCAGCACCATCACATTTCAG GGGTGGTGATTGGAATTCCGGAGGGCATTGTACAGAAGCCACTCTTCCTCTCAATGAAACCTTAAGCACTAATTATCCAGAGAAGAACATAATCGTAGAGGAGGTaataaagcaaatgaaaactCCCGTGACATTGTTGAATATAACTAGTTTGTCAGCATATAGGATCGATGGCCACCCATCAATTTATGGGAGAAAAACACGGTCCTCTAGGATTCAAGATTGTAGCCATTGGTGCCTTCCTGGGGTTCCAGATACATGGAATGAAttgttatattttcatttacagAGTAGATGA
- the LOC100812716 gene encoding probable glutamyl endopeptidase, chloroplastic isoform X1, with the protein MRLDKLYNRFLLPSNSSLLPLAPPLRLTLRHRTAANFASMASSRLRNLAPLAAAPAQDAAAASISSSANAAASADYDDESTVGVRYHVPPSVISDIVDAPPVPALSFSPLRDKIIFLKRRALPPLAEIARPEEKLAGIRIDGKCNTRSRMSFYTAIGIHQILPDGTLGPETEVSGFPVGAKINFVSWSPDGCHLSFSTRVNEEDHDSSKLTVWIADVKTGIARKLFQSPNVHLNAVFDNYVWVNNCSLLVCTIPSSRGAPPKKPLVPSCPKIQSNEARSTIQVRTFQDLLKDEYDEDLFDYYATSQLVLASLDGTTKEIGPPAVYTSMDPSPDQKYILISSLHRPYSFIVTYGRFPKKVELWSADGKLIRELCNLPLAEDIPIAFNSVRKGMRSINWRADTPSTLYWVETQDGGDAKVEISPRDIIYTQPAEPLEGEQPTILHKLDFRYGGVSWCDDSLALVYESWYKTRKIRTWVVSPGSEDVAPRILFDRSSEDVYSDPGSPMMRRTQAGTYIIARIKKESDEGRYIILNGIGATPEGNIPFLDLFDINTGKKMERIWESNKEKYYETVVALMSDQEEGYLYLDKLKILTSKESKTENTQYYFVSWPDKKVVQVTNFPHPYPQLASLQKEMIKYQRKDGVQLTATLYLPPGYNPSTDGPLPCLVWSYPGEFKSKDAAGQVRGSPNEFAGIGSTSALLWLARRFAILSGPTIPIIGEGNEEANDRYVEQLVASAEAAVEEVIRRGVADPKKIAVGGHSYGAFMAANLLAHAPHLFCCGIARSGAYNRTLTPFGFQNEDRTLWEATNTYVEMSPFMSANKVKKPILLIHGEEDNNPGTLTMQSGRFFNALKGHGALCRLVILPHESHGYTARESIMHVLWETDRWLYKHCVSNSSDAVEDHATGTVKEQVSKGTIDAESKVVATSGGGSGEVSDLEYEEFHSLPRSYLW; encoded by the exons AAACTGTATAATCGCTTTTTGCTCCCTTCTAATTCCTCTCTTCTTCCTCTCGCTCCTCCGTTGCGCCTCACGCTCCGTCACCGAACCGCTGCCAACTTCGCTTCCATGGCTTCCTCGCGGTTGCGCAATTTAGCACCTCTTGCCGCTGCTCCCGCTCAAGACGCCGCGGCTGCCTCCATTTCTTCCTCTGCCAACGCCGCTGCTTCCGCTGATTACGATG ATGAGTCAACTGTAGGAGTAAGATATCACGTCCCTCCATCTGTGATCAGTGATATTGTTGATGCTCCACCTGTACCTGCATTGTCATTTTCACCACTTAGggacaaaattatttttctcaagcGAAGAGCTTTACCTCCACTGGCAGAAATAGCAAGGCCGGAGGAAAAGTTGGCTGGTATACGTATTGATGGAAAGTGCAATACTAGGAGTCGCATGTCATTCTACACTGCTATAGGGATCCATCAAATTCTTCCTGATGGTACATTAGGGCCAGAGACTGAGGTGTCTGGTTTCCCCGTTGgtgctaaaataaattttgtttcttgGTCTCCTGATGGTTGTCATTTGTCCTTTAGCACTCGTGTGAATGAGGAGGACCATGATAGCAGTAAACTCACAGTATGGATTGCAGATGTGAAAACAGGGATAGCTAGAAAGTTGTTTCAGTCACCTAATGTACATTTGAATGCAGTTTTTGACAATTATGTTTGGGTAAATAATTGTTCATTGTTAGTTTGCACCATTCCATCATCCCGTGGAGCTCCTCCAAAGAAACCTTTGGTTCCCAGTTGCCCAAAAATTCAATCCAACGAGGCGAGAAGCACTATTCAAGTAAGAACATTCCAGGATTTGCTGAAGGATGAATACGATGAAGATTTGTTTGACTACTATGCCACCTCACAGCTTGTTTTGGCTTCTTTGGATGGTACTACAAAAGAAATTGGCCCACCAGCGGTTTATACATCTATGGACCCTTCCCCAGATCAGAAGTACATTTTGATTAGTTCACTTCACAGGCCATACTCCTTCATTGTAACTTATGGAAGATTTCCAAAGAAGGTAGAGTTATGGAGTGCTGATGGAAAATTAATCAGGGAGCTCTGTAACTTGCCCCTTGCTGAGGACATTCCAATTGCATTCAATAGTGTGCGAAAAGGGATGCGTTCCATTAATTGGAGAGCTGATACGCCATCTACTCTTTACTG GGTAGAAACTCAAGATGGAGGTGATGCAAAGGTGGAAATTTCTCCTCGTGATATAATTTATACACAGCCTGCTGAACCACTAGAAGGTGAACAGCCAACAATATTACACAAGCTTGATTTCCGCTATGG AGGGGTTTCATGGTGTGATGATTCACTGGCTTTGGTATATGAATCCTGGTACAAAACACGGAAAATAAGAACATGGGTAGTCTCTCCTGGATCTGAAGATGTAGCTCCACGCATCCTATTTGATAGATCTTCAGAAGATGTGTACTCTGATCCCGGCTCTCCTATGATGCGGAGAACTCAAGCTGGGACATACATTATTGCCAGGATTAAGAAGGAAAGTGATGAAGGAAGATATATTATACTGAATGGGATTGGTGCTACACCAGAAGGAAACATTCCATTCCTTGATCTGTTTGACAT AAACACTGGTAAAAAAATGGAGCGAATCTGGGAGAGCAATAAGGAAAAGTATTATGAGACTGTTGTTGCTCTAATGTCTGACCAGGAAGAAGGGTATTTGTATTTAGATAAACTGAAGATACTGACTTCTAAAGAGTCAAAAACTGAAAACACCCAGTATTATTTTGTTAGCTGGCCAGATAAAAAAGTAGTTCAGGTTACAAATTTCCCTCATCCATATCCTCAGCTCGCATCATTGCAGAAAGAGATGATCAAGTATCAAAGAAAAGACGGGGTTCAACTTACTGCTACATTATACCTGCCACCAGGTTACAATCCATCAACAGATGGCCCTTTGCCATGCCTGGTTTGGTCTTACCCAGGAGAATTTAAAAGCAAAGATGCTGCTGGACAAGTTCGTGGTTCTCCAAATGAATTTGCTGGAATAGGATCCACATCAGCCCTTCTTTGGCTGGCCAGAAG GTTTGCAATTCTATCTGGGCCTACCATTCCTATTATTGGCGAGGGTAATGAAGAGGCAAATGATAG GTATGTAGAACAATTAGTTGCAAGTGCAGAGGCTGCTGTGGAGGAAGTCATCCGGCGTGGG GTGGCTGATCCGAAGAAAATAGCTGTTGGCGGACATTCATATGGTGCATTCATGGCTGCTAACCTCCTGGCACATGCACCACATCTTTTCTGTTGTGGAATTGCTCGTTCTGGTGCTTACAACAGAACACTTACTCCTTTTGGTTTTCAG AATGAAGACAGAACTCTTTGGGAGGCCACTAATACTTATGTAGAGATGAGTCCTTTTATGTCGGCTAATAAAGTTAAGAAGCCCATCTTGCTTATTCATGGGGAAGAGGATAACAATccaggaacattaaccatgcaG TCAGGCAGGTTTTTCAACGCTCTAAAGGGTCATGGTGCTCTTTGTCGGCTGGTGATTTTGCCTCATGAGAGTCACGGTTACACTGCCAGAGAAAGCATCATGCATGTCCTTTGGGAAACAGATAGATGGCTGTATAAACACTGTGTATCAAACAGTTCTGATGCAGTAGAAGACCATGCTACTGGCACAGTCAAAGAACAAGTTAGCAAAGGAACCATAGATGCTGAAAGCAAAGTGGTTGCAACAAGCGGAGGTGGCAGTGGAGAGGTGTCTGATCTTGAGTATGAAGAATTTCATTCTCTGCCAAGATCATACTTGTGGTAA
- the LOC102663581 gene encoding DELLA protein GAI1-like — translation MLLNRYIQYSAHWNDSFYIPMHPYGLDLGGLSEEENRDIELAQFLLAAAERVGCQQFERANGLLLHCEWSSNASANPVQRVIFHFARALRERIYKETGRMTVKGSGKNEERELLQKMDTNIALKCHLKVPFNQVMQFTGIQAIVEHVACETKIHLIDLEIRSGVQYTALMQALAERRDRIVQLLKITAIGLSSLKTMIEETGKRLASFAESLNLPFSYKTVFVTDIAEIREDHFEIGEDEAVAVYSPYFLRSMVSRPDCMENLMRVIRNIKPVIMIVLEVEANHNSPSFVNRFIEALFFYSAYFDCLETCIKHEIECRMTIEAVLSEGIRDIVAMEGRERTVRNVKIDVWRRFFARYRMVETGFSESSLYHAHLVAKGFSFGKFCTIEKNGKCLIVGWKGTPMHSISAWRFL, via the coding sequence ATGCTTCTCAACAGGTATATCCAATATTCTGCGCATTGGAATGATAGTTTTTACATCCCTATGCATCCATACGGATTGGATCTTGGTGGTTTGTCTGAGGAAGAAAATAGAGACATAGAACTTGCTCAGTTTCTCCTAGCTGCAGCCGAGAGGGTAGGCTGCCAACAATTCGAACGTGCAAATGGGTTACTTCTCCATTGTGAATGGAGTTCAAATGCCAGTGCAAACCCTGTTCAAAGAGTTATCTTTCATTTCGCTCGAGCACTTCGAGAGAGAATATACAAAGAAACAGGAAGGATGACAGTTAAGGGATCagggaaaaatgaagaaagggaGTTACTTCAGAAGATGGACACCAACATTGCCCTTAAATGCCATCTAAAAGTTCCTTTCAATCAAGTAATGCAATTCACTGGGATACAAGCTATAGTGGAGCATGTTGCATGTGAGACCAAAATCCATCTTATAGATCTTGAAATAAGAAGTGGTGTACAATACACAGCTTTGATGCAAGCACTGGCAGAGCGCCGGGATCGCATAGTGCAACTTTTGAAGATAACTGCCATTGGACTTAGTTCATTGAAAACCATGATAGAAGAGACTGGCAAAAGGTTAGCTAGTTTTGCTGAATCCTTGAACTTACCCTTTTCATATAAGACAGTTTTTGTGACCGACATTGCGGAAATAAGGGAAGATCATTTCGAAATTGGAGAGGATGAAGCTGTGGCAGTCTACTCTCCATATTTTCTAAGGAGCATGGTATCGAGGCCTGATTGTATGGAAAACTTGATGAGAGTTATAAGAAATATCAAACCAGTTATAATGATAGTCCTTGAAGTAGAAGCAAACCATAACTCGCCCTCCTTTGTGAACCGCTTCATTGAAGCATTGTTCTTCTACTCAGCATATTTTGATTGCCTTGAAACCTGCATAAAACATGAGATTGAGTGCAGAATGACAATAGAAGCAGTATTATCTGAAGGGATAAGAGACATTGTTGCTATGGAAGGAAGGGAAAGGACAGTTAGAAATGTGAAGATAGATGTTTGGAGAAGGTTCTTTGCAAGGTACAGAATGGTTGAAACCGGGTTTAGTGAGTCATCTCTGTACCATGCTCACTTGGTTGCCAAAGGGTTTTCTTTTGGGAAATTCTGCACtatagaaaaaaatggaaagtgTCTTATAGTGGGATGGAAAGGGACCCCAATGCATTCAATCTCAGCTTGGAGGTTTCTTTGA
- the LOC100819982 gene encoding histone-lysine N-methyltransferase EZA1 has translation MVNKTTNSASKHQKRHEEATKDSTRRTLKTKIKQLTNQVHAERETSIKEQVQKHLENLKPLFSKVNSAISRRESLQDEKNVNMLSSRVNKPFCKHNGFPKGVEGKDCMNKLDITFAKRTRIPHPPKLPPYTAWVYVARNVRMAEDQSIIGKMQMYYDKNGGEMMICSDNEEEMVNPKDAKHDFTEAEDLILRMTLEECKSSEEALSIIQEFVKTTDSQIQERYKKLKKKNMESLDDHSEDCHCKGCKCHLGICLEKSLSATLESFDNIFCRQCLIFDCPMHGTFQPLIYTSEKQQVWSEHEGDKQPCSDQCYLLSLIEHTSKKLIVYVNSGYGEQDKGVMEGQKDIQLSNSTKVQADEMTNNSNWKQLEKNLYLKGVELFGKNSCLVARNLLPGFKTCLEVARYMFASGESMPYESIPSSITDINDKINAEYIDQEMPSRSRLLRKKCKTRKFSYSHKSIALSSRCRRIDHGKDQCDKQYTPCGCKGICIEGCPCLSTGTCEKYCGCSKLCNNRFKGCYCFKSQCRSQLCPCFAANRECDPDVCRNCWVSCGDGSLGEPPRHGDGQCANMNLLLGKKERILLSKSNVAGWGAFTKNPIIKNTCLGEYTGELITHREAEKRGKLYDRINNSYLFNVNDKWVIDARRFGNKLKFANHSSKPNCYAKVMLVGGDHRVGIFAKENIKAGDELFYHYYYNEECAPPWALPPKVEASKTHKYVSQGRAKKH, from the exons ATGGTGAACAAAACTACTAACTCCGCGTCCAAACATCAA AAACGACATGAAGAGGCAACAAAAGATTCTACTAGAAGAACCTTGAAGACCAAGATAAAACAATTGACAAATCAAGTCCATGCGGAGCGAGAGACATCAATTAAA GAGCAAGTTCAAAAACATTTGGAAAATCTTAAGCCTTTGTTTTCAAAGGTCAACTCAGCAATTTCAAGGAGAGAGTCTTTGCAAGATGAGAAAAATGTCAATATGCTTTCATCAAGAGTTAACAAGCCATTTTGCAAGCATAATGGTTTCCCTAAAGGTGTGGAAGGGAAAGATTGCATGAACAAATTGGACATTACATTTGCAAAAAGAACTAGAATTCCACACCCACCAAAATTACCACCATATACGGCTTGGGTATATGTAGCCAG AAACGTAAGAATGGCTGAAGACCAATCTATCATTGGAAAAATGCAGATGTACTATGACAAAAATGGTGGTGAAATGATGATATGCAGTGACAATGAGGAAGAAATGGTGAATCCCAAAGATGCCAAACATGACTTTACGGAGGCTGAAGATCTAATTTTGCG GATGACACTTGAGGAATGCAAGTCTTCTGAGGAGGCATTGAGTATCATACAAGAGTTTGTTAAGACTACTGATTCACAAATTCAG GAAAGGTataaaaaactcaagaaaaagAATATGGAAAGTCTAGATGATCATTCTGAAGATTGTCATTGTAAAGGATGCAAGTGTCACCTTGGAATATGTTTGGAGAAAAGCTTGAGTGCTACTTTAGAATCTTTTGATAACATTTTTTGTCGTCAGTGCTTG ATCTTTGATTGTCCTATGCATGGCACTTTCCAACCTTTAATATATACG AGTGAAAAGCAACAAGTGTGGTCTGAACATGAAGGTGATAAGCAACCATGCAGTGACCAGTGTTACCTACTg AGTCTTATTGAGCATACTTCAAAGAAATTAATAGTTTATGTTAACTCTGGATATGGTGAGCAGGACAAGGGAGTTATGGAAGGACAAAAAGATATTCAGTTGTCTAATTCAACGAAAGTGCAAGCTGATGAGATGACAAATAACTCAAATTGGAAACAGCTAgagaaaaatttatatttgaagGGAGTAGAATTGTTTGGAAAAAATAG TTGCCTTGTAGCTCGAAACTTACTTCCTGGCTTTAAGACTTGCTTAGAAGTAGCTAGGTACATGTTTGCTAGTGGAGAGTCAATGCCTTATGAATCCATACCAAGTTCAATCACAGACATAAATGATAAGATTAATGCAGAGTACATA GACCAAGAAATGCCATCAAGATCACGGTTGTTGCGAAAGAAGTGCAAGACTAGAAAGTTTAGTTATTCTCATAAATCTATTGCTCTCTCATCTAGATGCAGAAGAATTGATCATGGGAAAGACCAATGTGATAAGCAATATACTCCATGTGGGTGTAAGGGAATATGCATAGAGGGATGTCCTTGTCTTAGTACGGGAACTTGTGAAAAATACTGTGG GTGTTCAAAGTTATGCAATAATCGATTCAAAGGATGTTATTGTTTTAAGAGTCAATGTAGAAGCCAACTATGTCCATGCTTTGCAGCAAACCGTGAATGTGACCCAGATGTCTGTCGAAATTGTTGGGTTAG TTGCGGTGATGGTTCATTAGGGGAGCCACCTCGACACGGAGATGGTCAATGTGCAAACATGAATCTTCTTTTAgggaaaaaagaaagg ATTCTTTTGTCAAAGTCAAATGTTGCAGGATGGGGAGCCTTCACAAAG AacccaattataaaaaatacttgtctagGAGAGTACACAGGTGAACTAATCACTCACAGAGAAGCAGAGAAACGTGGGAAACTATATGACCGTATAAACAATTCATATCTTTTTAACGTCAATGATAAG TGGGTTATTGATGCACGCCGCTTTGGGAATAAGTTAAAATTTGCAAATCACTCATCAAAACCCAACTGCTATGCAAAG GTGATGTTGGTTGGAGGAGATCATCGAGTTGGCATATTTGCCAAGGAAAACATTAAAGCCGGTGATGAGCTTTTCTATCATTATTACTATAATGAAGAGTGTGCACCACCATGGGCTCTTCCACCAAAAGTCGAGGCTTCTAAGACACATAAATATGTTTCTCAGGGCAGGGCAAAGAAACATTGA
- the LOC100812716 gene encoding probable glutamyl endopeptidase, chloroplastic isoform X3 yields the protein MRLDKLYNRFLLPSNSSLLPLAPPLRLTLRHRTAANFASMASSRLRNLAPLAAAPAQDAAAASISSSANAAASADYDDESTVGVRYHVPPSVISDIVDAPPVPALSFSPLRDKIIFLKRRALPPLAEIARPEEKLAGIRIDGKCNTRSRMSFYTAIGIHQILPDGTLGPETEVSGFPVGAKINFVSWSPDGCHLSFSTRVNEEDHDSSKLTVWIADVKTGIARKLFQSPNVHLNAVFDNYVWVNNCSLLVCTIPSSRGAPPKKPLVPSCPKIQSNEARSTIQVRTFQDLLKDEYDEDLFDYYATSQLVLASLDGTTKEIGPPAVYTSMDPSPDQKYILISSLHRPYSFIVTYGRFPKKVELWSADGKLIRELCNLPLAEDIPIAFNSVRKGMRSINWRADTPSTLYWVETQDGGDAKVEISPRDIIYTQPAEPLEGEQPTILHKLDFRYGGVSWCDDSLALVYESWYKTRKIRTWVVSPGSEDVAPRILFDRSSEDVYSDPGSPMMRRTQAGTYIIARIKKESDEGRYIILNGIGATPEGNIPFLDLFDINTGKKMERIWESNKEKYYETVVALMSDQEEGYLYLDKLKILTSKESKTENTQYYFVSWPDKKVVQVTNFPHPYPQLASLQKEMIKYQRKDGVQLTATLYLPPGYNPSTDGPLPCLVWSYPGEFKSKDAAGQVRGSPNEFAGIGSTSALLWLARRFAILSGPTIPIIGEGNEEANDRYVEQLVASAEAAVEEVIRRGVADPKKIAVGGHSYGAFMAANLLAHAPHLFCCGIARSGAYNRTLTPFGFQNEDRTLWEATNTYVEMSPFMSANKVKKPILLIHGEEDNNPGTLTMQSGRFFNALKGHGALCRLVILPHESHGYTARESIMHVLWETDRWLYKHCVSNSSDAVEDHATGTVKEQVSKGTIDAESKVVATSGGGSGEVSDLEYEEFHSLPRSYL from the exons AAACTGTATAATCGCTTTTTGCTCCCTTCTAATTCCTCTCTTCTTCCTCTCGCTCCTCCGTTGCGCCTCACGCTCCGTCACCGAACCGCTGCCAACTTCGCTTCCATGGCTTCCTCGCGGTTGCGCAATTTAGCACCTCTTGCCGCTGCTCCCGCTCAAGACGCCGCGGCTGCCTCCATTTCTTCCTCTGCCAACGCCGCTGCTTCCGCTGATTACGATG ATGAGTCAACTGTAGGAGTAAGATATCACGTCCCTCCATCTGTGATCAGTGATATTGTTGATGCTCCACCTGTACCTGCATTGTCATTTTCACCACTTAGggacaaaattatttttctcaagcGAAGAGCTTTACCTCCACTGGCAGAAATAGCAAGGCCGGAGGAAAAGTTGGCTGGTATACGTATTGATGGAAAGTGCAATACTAGGAGTCGCATGTCATTCTACACTGCTATAGGGATCCATCAAATTCTTCCTGATGGTACATTAGGGCCAGAGACTGAGGTGTCTGGTTTCCCCGTTGgtgctaaaataaattttgtttcttgGTCTCCTGATGGTTGTCATTTGTCCTTTAGCACTCGTGTGAATGAGGAGGACCATGATAGCAGTAAACTCACAGTATGGATTGCAGATGTGAAAACAGGGATAGCTAGAAAGTTGTTTCAGTCACCTAATGTACATTTGAATGCAGTTTTTGACAATTATGTTTGGGTAAATAATTGTTCATTGTTAGTTTGCACCATTCCATCATCCCGTGGAGCTCCTCCAAAGAAACCTTTGGTTCCCAGTTGCCCAAAAATTCAATCCAACGAGGCGAGAAGCACTATTCAAGTAAGAACATTCCAGGATTTGCTGAAGGATGAATACGATGAAGATTTGTTTGACTACTATGCCACCTCACAGCTTGTTTTGGCTTCTTTGGATGGTACTACAAAAGAAATTGGCCCACCAGCGGTTTATACATCTATGGACCCTTCCCCAGATCAGAAGTACATTTTGATTAGTTCACTTCACAGGCCATACTCCTTCATTGTAACTTATGGAAGATTTCCAAAGAAGGTAGAGTTATGGAGTGCTGATGGAAAATTAATCAGGGAGCTCTGTAACTTGCCCCTTGCTGAGGACATTCCAATTGCATTCAATAGTGTGCGAAAAGGGATGCGTTCCATTAATTGGAGAGCTGATACGCCATCTACTCTTTACTG GGTAGAAACTCAAGATGGAGGTGATGCAAAGGTGGAAATTTCTCCTCGTGATATAATTTATACACAGCCTGCTGAACCACTAGAAGGTGAACAGCCAACAATATTACACAAGCTTGATTTCCGCTATGG AGGGGTTTCATGGTGTGATGATTCACTGGCTTTGGTATATGAATCCTGGTACAAAACACGGAAAATAAGAACATGGGTAGTCTCTCCTGGATCTGAAGATGTAGCTCCACGCATCCTATTTGATAGATCTTCAGAAGATGTGTACTCTGATCCCGGCTCTCCTATGATGCGGAGAACTCAAGCTGGGACATACATTATTGCCAGGATTAAGAAGGAAAGTGATGAAGGAAGATATATTATACTGAATGGGATTGGTGCTACACCAGAAGGAAACATTCCATTCCTTGATCTGTTTGACAT AAACACTGGTAAAAAAATGGAGCGAATCTGGGAGAGCAATAAGGAAAAGTATTATGAGACTGTTGTTGCTCTAATGTCTGACCAGGAAGAAGGGTATTTGTATTTAGATAAACTGAAGATACTGACTTCTAAAGAGTCAAAAACTGAAAACACCCAGTATTATTTTGTTAGCTGGCCAGATAAAAAAGTAGTTCAGGTTACAAATTTCCCTCATCCATATCCTCAGCTCGCATCATTGCAGAAAGAGATGATCAAGTATCAAAGAAAAGACGGGGTTCAACTTACTGCTACATTATACCTGCCACCAGGTTACAATCCATCAACAGATGGCCCTTTGCCATGCCTGGTTTGGTCTTACCCAGGAGAATTTAAAAGCAAAGATGCTGCTGGACAAGTTCGTGGTTCTCCAAATGAATTTGCTGGAATAGGATCCACATCAGCCCTTCTTTGGCTGGCCAGAAG GTTTGCAATTCTATCTGGGCCTACCATTCCTATTATTGGCGAGGGTAATGAAGAGGCAAATGATAG GTATGTAGAACAATTAGTTGCAAGTGCAGAGGCTGCTGTGGAGGAAGTCATCCGGCGTGGG GTGGCTGATCCGAAGAAAATAGCTGTTGGCGGACATTCATATGGTGCATTCATGGCTGCTAACCTCCTGGCACATGCACCACATCTTTTCTGTTGTGGAATTGCTCGTTCTGGTGCTTACAACAGAACACTTACTCCTTTTGGTTTTCAG AATGAAGACAGAACTCTTTGGGAGGCCACTAATACTTATGTAGAGATGAGTCCTTTTATGTCGGCTAATAAAGTTAAGAAGCCCATCTTGCTTATTCATGGGGAAGAGGATAACAATccaggaacattaaccatgcaG TCAGGCAGGTTTTTCAACGCTCTAAAGGGTCATGGTGCTCTTTGTCGGCTGGTGATTTTGCCTCATGAGAGTCACGGTTACACTGCCAGAGAAAGCATCATGCATGTCCTTTGGGAAACAGATAGATGGCTGTATAAACACTGTGTATCAAACAGTTCTGATGCAGTAGAAGACCATGCTACTGGCACAGTCAAAGAACAAGTTAGCAAAGGAACCATAGATGCTGAAAGCAAAGTGGTTGCAACAAGCGGAGGTGGCAGTGGAGAGGTGTCTGATCTTGAGTATGAAGAATTTCATTCTCTGCCAAGATCATACTTGTG